The following nucleotide sequence is from Psychroflexus torquis ATCC 700755.
GACCACTGATGAAAATGATATTACAAAAGTGTACACCCTTCAAACAGATAAATCTCTAGATGAAGTGGAGATAAGTTACGAAATGCCCGTGACCATTAGAGGAGATACTCTTATTTACAATGCGGATTCTTTTAGCGATGGTACCGAACGAAAGCTGGAAGATATCCTTGAAAATTTACCAGGGGTAGAGATTAATGAAAACGGCCAGATCGAAGTAGAAGGGAAAGTGGTGAATAAGCTCATGGTAAACGGCAAAGATTTTTTTGATGGGGACACCAAATTAGCTATAAAAAACATTCCTTCGAAAGCTGTCGATAAGATCCAAGTCTTGAGAAATTATTCTGAAGTGGGCCAGCTAAGTGGGGTGAGAAATAACCAAGATAATGTGGCGATGAATATCAAACTGAAAGATGGAAAGGAAAGCTTTTGGTTTGGTAATATAACTGCAGCAGCAGGAACATCTCCAGAGGATGAGTTGTATTTGGTTCAGCCCAAATTATTCTATTACAGTCCCAAGTACAGCCTTAATTTTATAGGAGACATAAATAATACGGGAGAAGCTGCCCTAACGCGAAGGGATATTAGAGGTTTTGGTGGAGGTTTTAGGGCCCCAAGTAGTAATAGTGGAACTAGTATAAATCTTGGAGATAACAGTCTTAATTTCTTAACCAATCAAGACAATGCCCTTAAAATAGAAAATAAATTGGCCACCGGTAACTTTAGTTATTCTCCAAAGCAGTCTTTAGACTTGAGTGGATTTCTTATTTACAATACCAGTCGCATTCTATCCAAAGAAAACAGTTTTGTCCAATATACCAATTCAGATCTTGGTATTCCCGATGAACGAACAGAGCAATCTAGTGAAGAACGGTCTAACCAAGGCTTATTAAAACTTAGCGCCTCTTACAAACCAAACTTCAATAATCAATTAGACTATGATGTTTTGGCGCGTGTTTCTGAGGATTCTCAAGACCAAAACATACTTTCTTCAGTCATAGGAAATACAACCCAAGTGGATGAGGTTAACCCTTACAGTATTAATCAAAATTTAAATTATTACTATACGCTTAATGAAAATAATATTTTTGCTTTGGAGGCTCAGCATTTGATAAAAGATGAAGATCCATTTTACAATGCTCGTTTAGGGAATGACCCAAATAGCGAAGACCCCTTCGATACCACAGCAGAAGCCATAGGTCTGGATACCTCACTGCAAACCTACAATTTGACGCAAGACAGGCGTATCAAGTCCAATCAGTTGGATGCTAAATTGGACTACTACAATATCCTCAATACGAAAAGCAATATCAATTTTACATTGGGGACTATCTTAAGTCGTCAAGACTTCAATTCTGATATCTTTCAATTTCTTGATGATGGGTCTCAATTTGCACCCACACCAACTTTCAATAATGGGCGGGCTACTAACGATGTACAGTATAATTTTAGCGATATTTATTTAGGAGTCCATTATCGGGTGAAAGTGGGCAAATTCACATTTACTCCCGGCTTTTCTGTTCATGCTTATGGAAACAAGAACACACAATTTGGAGTGACTTACGAGGATAATTTCTTTAGGTTTTTACCAGATTTTGAAACTCGAATTCAGTTTAAGAAGAGTGAGTCTTTGACTTTGAAATATGATATGCGTAATCAATTTACGGATGTGACAAGATTGGCTGAAGGTCTAGTATTGAACAGCTTCAATAGTATTCAATTTGGGGAGCCTGAACTCCAAAATGCCTTGTCCAATAACATAAGTTTATTGTACAGCAGTTTCAACCTTTTCAACTATACCAATGTGTTTGCCAGAGCAGCATATTCCAGTAATATCGATCAAATACGGAGCTTAACAAACTTTGAGAATGTTATCCGAACCAGCACTTTCTTCAATTCTAGTTTTGCAGATGAAAACGTGAGTGTCTTTGGGCGTGTTCAGCGAACCTTTGGGAAAGTAAGAGCAACAATCAACACTAGTTTTAACTATAGTAAAATCAACCAGTTTATCCAAGGTTTGCAATCGCTTAATGA
It contains:
- a CDS encoding carboxypeptidase regulatory-like domain-containing protein; translation: MNKIFCVALLLATTCTFAQVKLQGVVKDSLQTPLELANVVAINQATSGLESYGITDANGNFKLQLGKNGSYKIQVSYIGMKTFEEVLTTDENDITKVYTLQTDKSLDEVEISYEMPVTIRGDTLIYNADSFSDGTERKLEDILENLPGVEINENGQIEVEGKVVNKLMVNGKDFFDGDTKLAIKNIPSKAVDKIQVLRNYSEVGQLSGVRNNQDNVAMNIKLKDGKESFWFGNITAAAGTSPEDELYLVQPKLFYYSPKYSLNFIGDINNTGEAALTRRDIRGFGGGFRAPSSNSGTSINLGDNSLNFLTNQDNALKIENKLATGNFSYSPKQSLDLSGFLIYNTSRILSKENSFVQYTNSDLGIPDERTEQSSEERSNQGLLKLSASYKPNFNNQLDYDVLARVSEDSQDQNILSSVIGNTTQVDEVNPYSINQNLNYYYTLNENNIFALEAQHLIKDEDPFYNARLGNDPNSEDPFDTTAEAIGLDTSLQTYNLTQDRRIKSNQLDAKLDYYNILNTKSNINFTLGTILSRQDFNSDIFQFLDDGSQFAPTPTFNNGRATNDVQYNFSDIYLGVHYRVKVGKFTFTPGFSVHAYGNKNTQFGVTYEDNFFRFLPDFETRIQFKKSESLTLKYDMRNQFTDVTRLAEGLVLNSFNSIQFGEPELQNALSNNISLLYSSFNLFNYTNVFARAAYSSNIDQIRSLTNFENVIRTSTFFNSSFADENVSVFGRVQRTFGKVRATINTSFNYSKINQFIQGLQSLNEGFTQTYTPGIRTNFKVAPNVSFNYRYSITNNDQGSRETKFITNAPSIDFDAYIWKKVTFRTNYSYTNQDLGNGESQSFQNWDASLSYRKDRDAKWEYEIKATNLLDIDSQVRNSANNISVFSSETFIQPRFVTFRFVYTL